From the genome of Brachionichthys hirsutus isolate HB-005 chromosome 9, CSIRO-AGI_Bhir_v1, whole genome shotgun sequence:
ttagtgctgtcacctcacagcaagaaggtagcgGGTTCGAGCCATATTTGTgcgcgtgtatgtgtgtgtggggggggcccTGCATTTGGagtgtaccctgcctctgccAATAGCAAGgggggataggctccagcaactcccgtgacccacatAGCGAGAAAGCggtggaaaataaatgaatgacagTTTTCAACCTGACATCATTGCAGCACAGGTTTGAAGAGTGATTTTCAGTTTTGCATTAGATGAGACGAGCAACGGTTCAACACAAACACGGAAACTAAATTGTACGTCTTTCACATTGTTGCACCGTCTGAAACCTTTCCCGGCAGCTGGACTTATAAGTAAGTCACCTCCTGGGACAGCTATCAATTAGCTTCTGTTGTTACTTGTTCTGGAAAGTGCATCCTGATTCCCCGGGTTTGAATGAGAAGGGCGTTGTTGAAACTACAGTGAACTTTATTCAGCAGCTTTCTACTTTAGCACAATGAAACACTATTCAGAGATAAGAAAAGCAAGTTTTAGCCACCACTGGATCGAATTACGTAGCTATACAATTTAATTCAGGGaagtaaaataatttattatatcCAGTCCAATTATACATTTGAATAATTGTACTTAAAATGGACAAAAGGGGTGAATGGTTAACATCAGACATTCAAGCcacatgaaaaacacatttttgtttacTGATTCATTCAGCTCAGATACTTCTAACTTCACTTTTTACAGCCCTCTTGTGTTTATGGTTTGCTTTTAAAGACTGAATTCAGCTCAAAGTGCAGAACAAAGGTCATAATCAGTTAAAGATTAAATGGCACAATGGTACAGTGACTTTAGGAGGAGAGAGGGTCAAGTTCAGTTATCGTCACTGTTGCATGGCAAAACAGTTTAATGTCCTCTTCATGCTACacataatacatttaaataaagcatgaCATTACTGGCTCAACAGAGTgagcaaatacattttacaaagTGCATAAATTAGTCACTCTACTCCACAGTTGCCCAACCGGTTTCATAAGACTCTCTCATTACCCCTGAAACTAAACAGTGCTGCCAATAAGAAGTGTGTCTGCATTTCCAACCTTGCTCCACGCTTTGTGATCCTCAACACTGTCGATGCTCAAGGCAATCATCTTCACGCCGCGTTTCTCAAACTCGCCGCAGAGCCTGGCGGCACGGGCGAGCTCAGTGGTGCAGACTGGAGTGAAGTCTCTCGGGTGGGAGAACAGGATACCCCATctccagaagaaaaataaaaacacaaaatgcagcacTGAGGTCCGTGTTCATGTCATCGGATGACCCTCATTTCAGCAAGACATTACATCAAAGATCAGAGTGCGTAGTCTGGAATGACATTCACTTCCGGGAAAATGTTTGAGTCAATGAAatgagattaaataaaataaacccgTCTTCTTGCTTCCATAACAGAATTGAATGCAGAGCATGAATAATTTTAGGTGAGCCACTGTGCTATTGCATCTCTGTGCAGGAGCGCATTTCCCACCCCGGGGCTACCAGTTAAGGAGGTTGGATCAGCAGGTGTATGCAGCAAAAACATGAGACACGCAAGCATCACCAGAACGGATTTTTCTGGAAGTCACCCTGGAAGCACGAGACTCTGCCTCACATGACGCGTGACTCTTCTTCAGAGCGTTGCAGAGCAGCTTCACTGCCAACTAAAGCCTTGCAATGCGATCACCTGATTATAGAGTGAGCGGAAGGTCAGATTAGACTGAGATAACCCCAGTTTTCTCAACGGCACCACATCCTGGACACGGACACTGCATGTGACCAGAAACAGGACAGTCAGAAACGGTGGCCTCTGACATTAGAGCAACTCTTACCaccgaggagaggagaggcattGTGTGACTCTTTAGACTGCCATTGCCAATATTTGTCACCAAACAGTTGCAGCCTATCGGTTTCGAATCTTGAGCCAGTTATGCTGGCTAATCCAGATTTACGAAAATCCAGGAAACGTAAATAAGGTCAAGATTCAAAGCAAGTGGAACTAAattaaacagcagctgcagTAAATTGTTGCAGCATGTTACACAAGACCATTTAGATTCTCTGACCCTAGAACGGACAGAACAGCAGGAACAATGGAGCACAGCTCCAGTTTGTTCACACAAACAAGCCAGGCTTTGTCCCGATTGCCCCCATCCCACCGATGAGCCGACCAGGGGAGAGACAGCCAACAGACGAGCCCTGCTGTCATGTTATGCCTTGAATCCAAGGGTTTCTAATTCAGCTGAATCATGCTTGTGTAACTGATTGCATTAGTTAGTGCCAAATCACAATGACGCCGCACTATTACGACGGTCTTCTAATTAGCAACGCTTTTTGGGCTTCAACAGTCTTGCAGCACCGGCTTAAAACATTGGTCACACCGTTAGCAGCTCACACACGGGACTGTTTTCAGTCTAATACCACGATGAAGCAGAGTGGGCAAGATCGGTTCCGTCGCGTACCAGAAAACCCTTAACGAGAAAATTGCTCGTCTATTGGGGATAattattagcattttatttgaaCTAATCACTGTAAATTTGAGCAAAAGGATGCACAGTTCTAACTCAGCTGAAGGTTACGAGTCAACCTTGTTTaatttgatgtttttaaaatcacaatTTCCACATTTGTGTTcccaaagagaaagaaaaaagcatgcAAACCCAGGAAATAGAGCTCTTATTGACTGAAGATCCTCAGTGGCTCTGCCAGCAGCAGGCGTCTCCAGCTGCTGTATGCCTCCCACCTGCAGTCGGTCATGTTATTCATCCGGAGGGTCAACTTAACAGCTTCATTTTGGCTGACCTTAAATAAAGTCAATGGCCACTcatgaaaaagcacaacacgGATCACTTAGGGGGGTAACACAAGCTTCATATTATGTCTTAGAGCCGATTACAGGAATTGACAGCAGTCAAAAGTTGGGAAAGGGGAGACGAGGCAATAATTAAACATGTGGCGAGAATAAATTTAAGGGATTTAAATTTGGATGGattttcttcattcattctaTGCCAGGCTGAGAGGAAGAACATTGCCACGTGAGAGTGGAGCAGTGCGTAAATGTTGGAGCCACGGAAGCTCCAGAAACGTTCTTAAACCATCGCAGCAATCCCTAATTATGAATGAACACAGGCTACAAACATGCGGCGTGACGTTCACCATGACATTGAATCATTTTCTCTTAGTGCACCCCTGCGAAGCGCGTAAAACAACTCCCACCGGACAGTCACGCAGAACGCAACTTAACACCCGTAAGGTGAAACAATAAATGCTTGTCGTCTTTACgcagaatgaaacaaacaaagcGTTTCCAGCGCGCTGTCTCCACGAGGAGCCTGCGCAGTGCGCACTTACGAGGTGCCCAGGAAGTCGTGGAACTTGATCGTGCCGATGGTGGTTTCAGCCTCGAAGTTCGGTAACGCGTCCCCCAAGAGAAGCCCCGGCATGGTCGCACCGGCTCAGCTGGTCAGACTCAAGTGGTTTACGGTGAACCCAAATTCTTCTTCTACGATTCTGAGGAACAGCCCGCCCCTCATTGGCCAGTATTGGTTAGATTCGATGAATGGATTGGCTAGATTACGCATGTGCGCGAAGTTTGGTTCCGGTTGGTGTAACGATGGCAAGTCAAACCAATCCGAGTTAGAGAAGGGCGGGACCTTGAATCACCGCGGACAAGGGCAGCAAAGTgcattattattagtttttgttttattgtttaaagtATATATACGTAAATATACAACTCAATAAATACATTGAGCAGATTCTGATTATATTGCGATTGTTTTTGGGATGGAAAACGAGTCTTGAAAAGAGCTACCAAAACATGGAAAtagaataatagaatagaaagcctttattaaCAACGAGATTCGGAGCGCTGTTCCGTTTGGCGCTTTGATATTAAATAGAAATAGTACATGAATGAACATATGAGTACAGAACACGTCACAAAAACAGCATCAGGAGCTACGTTCCCTctaattagagggaacattgatccggagtggatccacagacgtgtattagcagcagtaaaactataTAATCACTTTATTGTGTCACAAATGTACAATTCTGGCCTTACTAACAATTATTGTCTGTCTATAGAAACCCTGATAAACTGCTATTATGGGTGAAATAGTCCTacagttttaataataataataataacaagacCGTCGTGCGTAATCATGCTTTCGGGAAAAACACCATTTCCCAGGGAGCTTTGAGACTGGAACATCAAAGATGGTGACTCAACTCGCTGCTCACGGACGTGACATGAATTGTGAAACGTACAACAGCTGAGCGCAGGAGGAACGACAACCCCCAGCGGCACTGCGGGGGACCTTTGGTGTCTGCGTCGTTGGATTAACAGACCAAAATGCCTTCCCCGAAAGCTAAAACCCCCGTGCGCAGTGGAGGCAGCCCGGTGCTCGGAGGCGCAAACGGCCGCTACGAGTTCATGTCGCTAACGAAGCCATTGGGCCGGTCTTCCCCTCCGCACCTTCTCCACCGCCAAGGCTCCGACACCACCGCCGCTCGGCTGCGAGCCTCGGAGAGCCCGACCCGGCGCCGgggctccagctcctccacggGCTCGGCGAGCGGCCAGGCGGTGCCAGAGGAGGACGGCATCCGGCTCAACCCGTCGTTCGTCCGCGTCGCGCTCAGCTCCTTGCTCGCCATCGACCTGTGGATGTCCAAGAGCCTCGGCGTGTGCGCCTCCGAGGACGCGTCCTGCGGCAGCGTCCGCCCGCTGATGAAGCTGATCGAGATTTCGGGCCACGGCATCCCTTGGCTGGCCGGCAGCGCCTACTGCCTGTACAAGAGCGACAGCGCCGCGGGGCAGGAGGTCATGCTCAACCTGCTCATGGGTACGCCGCCGCTCCGTCTTTGTTAGATGGAGCTCCGTGCGTAAATAGCACGGAATGAGTGTTTACGcgtttgttattttcaatttaggttggattttttgtgtgtgtgtgtgtgtgcgcgcaacgtagattttcgctgctcgaagaccgtatcagctgtgcgtaattgcGCACGAGCGCATCTTAGGGGGAACGTTGCTAGAGGGCGTCAGGAGCATGGATTGGAATTCTAGAAATGTGCCTCGGACAGCACGCATAAGCATAAGAAAGAGATGTAATCCAATAATACATTATTCTGTCCTGACTGAATGAATGCATAATGagcctgcagcccccccccctagaaagataaatataaatactgcTGATAAAGTCCATTATCTTTGCAGAGTTCTTATTACTGTAATTTGTCTTCATCCGCTTCATCCGCTTCAGGCCTGCTGTTGGACCTGGTCCTGGTCGCCATTGTGAAGGCAGTCGTGCGTCGCCGGCGCCCGGCCCACAACCGTATGGATATGTTTGCCACCTTTTCCGTGGACCGCTACTCCTTTCCGTCCGGCCACGCCACCCGTGCCGCCATGTGCGGCCGCTTCCTGCTGGCTCACCTGGTGCTGGCTGCCCCgctcagggttctggtcttgcTGTGGGCTGGGCTGGTTGGACTGAGCAGGGTGATGCTGGGCAGGCACAACGTGACTGACGTGATGTTTGGCTTCTGGATGGGGTACTGCCAGTATAACCTCGTGGAGATGCTGTGGCTCTCGTCTCAAACCCTGCAAGGGATGCTGGGACAGTTTGCTTGATAAGAGAAGAAGGAACGCGGCGGTTTCAAACTTTGTTGTAAACTCGCCTGCACACATTTGATCTTTTAGAGATATAAAGAGGGGAGATTGTCATTTGAGTAGAGAAGAGAGGTTATAAAAGACGATATTGTTCTTCTGTAGCCTGGCATTTAACTTCGAAAGCATCCTGCAGCTGTCGTCTTGAGGCTCTGGTTTAGGCACAGATTATAATCCTACCTCACAGAGAGGTTTCGACCTGTGATCTTCAAAGAAGGCTAACAAAAAATGGCCCACGAGTGAGGGGTGGTAGCTGccagcatttttattccattacCATTCTGTTTAAAATTCTGTGAACTCTTTGACCAACTCTGTGAATGCTGTATCCAAATGATTGTTATGGTTGATTTTGATGTTTTACATGTTGATACAGAAGCCTTggagaaagttttttttttctcacagtgATTACAATTAAGATTTTGCACATTCCACATGTCACTTGCTTCCCCCAGGGTTGAAAAACACCATAtttataagaagaaaaaaaaaagggattttgTTTGTTCAGCTGTTACATATTGTGGGTGAACATGAATCCCACTGCACTATTTCACAACAATCTTTTTTTACTGCTATACATGGTAAAATATATTGTGCGTTTCCTGTCCAGACTTTATTCTCAGTGTATGTGCACCTGCCTTATATGGTCATTGATTACATTGGACCATCATGCACTCCATTTTCCATTAAGGGTTATTTGATTTATCTAATTGTAATCCGTTACAATTAAACGGAGAACAAGTGTCACGTCTCGATGGACAGATTTGCAGACAGACTGTGATTTTGTTTGAACCCTGAGCAGAGCCAACCTTGCGCGATAAGTGACCGTTTGAAATATCCCACAGAGATTCACTTTAAGTAGAAAAATGTAATGTGGTAGTTTgtaaattgaataaaaaaaaaaaaaaaagtaaatgtttaaAGTAATGTATTCTGTTTTGGATTCAATAAAAGTCTCTCGAAACTAAACCAAACAGGAGGTTTTCTCTATTGAATTTTGtaggaaataaaacacaatagcAGTGTTTGGCTTTGATGATGCCCATCCTCTCATTCGCCCTGGATATGCTGTGAACCTGTCATCACCTGACCTGAATGTTGTTATTCCCAGTTACTCCCCGCTCATCCAACATGTGAAAGCAGCAGTGACAACCATCAAAGTGGGGCCAGCAGGGACCGACATTGTGCTTCAGGACAAGTTCCATCATGATGATTGTAGGTTCTGTTCCCTCTTGTATTGCAGGAAACATGGTAGTGGAATTTAGCAAGCGCCGTTAAGATATTTACTCAACcgtataatttatttatatatataaatatactttGTTAAACCATAATCATATAATCATCCTAGTCCAATAATTATATTTGCTCAGATATGTGCTTAATCATGTAACATTTAGGTTCTTTCACTGTTAAGATAGTTTAATGTAGTCAGATCACTTGAAATTATGCTTCTGAATATTCTCCAGTTAATGTGATTAACGCTGAATGTTCTGTTCCTCACGCACCCAAGGTCTGGGTGACGAAATGAAAGTCTCGAATGCCAAGAGTTTTCAGACCAGACAGCAGAAAGCACACTCCCGTTGATCGTCCACGCATGCGCAGAAGCGCTTGCGCCACTTTTCAAATGACATTCCGAATCTGCACATCTTATCTTTGGCTTTTGTTCCGCCAAGTTATCTTCAACCTCCCTCCCGAATCAGCGCAGACCCTCCCACAGATCTCAGTCCGCCCCTTGCACGAAGGCTTGGTCGTCGTGTTGTTGCCAAAGCATTACGCATGAAACCCCCGAATGCGTTCTAGCATTGACCTGCACGGCCCACAATCGTCCGACTGAAGAAGGTGAGAGTAGTTTTTCCAGATGCCAACAAGACAGGTATTGTTTTTCTGTCGTGCTCTGCTGATCAACGTCTgataaaagattaaaaaaaaacattttacgcATGCAGAGACGCATTCAGGGAAACTAActcaaactaaaaacaaaacggaGATAGATAGTGTTGAACGATACGAATAACTTATTTTGCTGTGCTGAGAGCAATAGGAAACATTGGCTTCACGTTCGTTATGTCATCACAATTTGTTGAGACGCGCAGCAGTAATAAAGTTTAACCGCCACCGCATCGTGATTACACTTATAAGCCACCGAAATACTAATAACGTCCATTGCGTGCGGCCGCTCTGGGGAAGCTCGAGTGAGTTTCTGGACCAGGAGAGAAACTGTTGCGCGTACTGGTGACGTCATTAGTTTGGGTCTGTACAGCTGATCGATAACGTTGCGGGGGGGCCTGTAAAGTTGTCCAAACCCAAGCTCTCTGTTTGTGTGGTCATGAGTGTTGTTGTATTTGGTGGTTTCTCCGGTGTGATTTAATTTTGTGTTGCACGTGTACGCGCTTGGTGTAcgcgcatccacgccacggtgattgggcGTGGCACCGCGGGAGTGGAGCTTTTATTATTCCGCGCTCACCTGCGCGGTGCCGGTTGCGGTGGTGGGAAGAAACTTTTTGTTTGCCGCAGGATGCAGCAGATGTGATGAGACATGTCGGAAAGATCAGAACTGTGCATTGAGGTATTTATTGGCAACCAAGTCCCCAAGCATGTTCTCTACGCGATCTGGAGCAAGTAGAACTGTCGAGGTCTGTGCCAATTAAGTTCTGCCTGCGCGTCTTAAGTGTTTTAACCCCATCGACTTGGCCTACTGTGGTGTCTGGATTACTTTTAACTCCTATAAGCCACAATAACTATCTAAGTACGAAGTTGCATGTGATATCTAATAAAAGTAGAAACTAAATGATACGGTATcgagatgcaaaataaaaagaggatcccaaataaatgtaatatttagtatttattggCACAAACAAAAATGGTCTGGTTCCCTCACTGTCACTGCTTCAGCCGATGTGATGGAGATCTGTTACACCATATGGCAGGCCAACATTCAAAACTTAAACAGTACACTGCAAGAAACTAGATCCCAAATAATAGATCCCCCTAACCAGACTGAACCGTATTTAGGGGAGTgaccgacacacacaaaacaaacaaacataaaaataaggAGTTAGTCCGTCCTTTACAGATGTATGGCGTCACTACTAGGACGGACTAACAAACATAAGCAAATCACAAGGATGGCAGGACAAATacaaaatcacaaacacactcaaaactggttttaatattaaaaccctAAAACAACTAAACAATACCTGCGCGTCCCGAACGCCTTCCCACACAGGTTTATTCAATATGTTTTCCAGGAATCACCAACCCCTGACGGCATCCAACAAGTCTTATCACAAAAACACATACGACCGAGCCTTACCATTAAAACATCACATCCTTTATCCATAAAAACACTCAGCAGGAAAACAGCGTAGGCCCAGCCATTACCAACGCCCCCGGGCGGCACACCTGTTCCTGATTAACACAGCTGTTTAAATAGTGTGCAGCGCCACCTCGAGGTAGCACTGCGCTGCACACTATTACATTCACTATTACATTCACCCATTACATTCACTTTGAGTCAACTTTCTGATCGAGTTGGATGAACTAATAGTGAGTCTTAGTTAGTGCACTATTTTAGTGTATGGATGGTCATTCTTTCCGTGTGCACATCTGGAACGCGCAGCTGCGCTTGTTTTACCGTTGTGCTTTCCTGATGTTTTAACTGGCtagagttttttttaattcaggcTTAATGCCGATAAAAGATAACGTTAGTCATCAGCATGCAATGAAGGCAATTAGTCTGCACTCGACCGTATTTGTATCGCTGGCTATGAGGAGGCTGAGGTCCTTGAGCATCTGTCGGACCTTGCTGAGGATGTTGTAGGAGTCTAGTGTTCGGTGCAGTTTAATAATTCTTCATGCCAATCCCTACAGAACCTAAAATGGTGCAGCGGGTAGCGGTGATTGGCGCAG
Proteins encoded in this window:
- the plpp6 gene encoding polyisoprenoid diphosphate/phosphate phosphohydrolase PLPP6, which produces MPSPKAKTPVRSGGSPVLGGANGRYEFMSLTKPLGRSSPPHLLHRQGSDTTAARLRASESPTRRRGSSSSTGSASGQAVPEEDGIRLNPSFVRVALSSLLAIDLWMSKSLGVCASEDASCGSVRPLMKLIEISGHGIPWLAGSAYCLYKSDSAAGQEVMLNLLMGLLLDLVLVAIVKAVVRRRRPAHNRMDMFATFSVDRYSFPSGHATRAAMCGRFLLAHLVLAAPLRVLVLLWAGLVGLSRVMLGRHNVTDVMFGFWMGYCQYNLVEMLWLSSQTLQGMLGQFA